In Streptomyces durocortorensis, a genomic segment contains:
- a CDS encoding Fur family transcriptional regulator, giving the protein MSDLLERLRGRGWRLTSQRRVVAEVLDGDHVHLTADEVHLRAAARLPEISRATVYNTLGELVVLGEVLEVSTVGRAKRYDPNARRPHQHLVCSGCGAVRDVHPSGDAIGDLPEAERFGFAVGSVEITYRGLCPACA; this is encoded by the coding sequence ATGAGCGACCTCCTTGAGCGGCTGCGCGGCCGTGGCTGGCGGCTGACCTCACAGCGGCGTGTCGTCGCGGAGGTCCTCGACGGCGACCACGTGCACCTGACGGCGGACGAGGTGCACCTGCGGGCCGCCGCGCGACTGCCCGAGATCTCCCGCGCGACCGTCTACAACACGCTGGGGGAGCTCGTCGTGCTCGGCGAGGTGCTGGAGGTCTCCACCGTGGGCCGGGCCAAGCGCTACGATCCGAACGCGCGCCGCCCCCATCAGCACCTGGTGTGCTCCGGCTGCGGCGCGGTGCGCGACGTCCACCCGTCCGGCGACGCCATCGGTGACCTGCCCGAGGCCGAGCGGTTCGGGTTCGCCGTCGGGTCGGTGGAGATCACCTATCGCGGCTTGTGCCCGGCCTGCGCCTGA
- the katG gene encoding catalase/peroxidase HPI, translating into MTDNHESHVFDPVTPDSPETAIPEVPEAQAAGCPVAHGRAAHPTQGGGNRQWWPDRLNLKILAKNPAVANPLGADFDYAAAFQSLDLPAVKRDIAEVLTTSQDWWPADFGNYGPLMIRMAWHSAGTYRISDGRGGAGAGQQRFAPLNSWPDNGNLDKARRLLWPVKKKYGQALSWADLLILTGNVALETMGFKTFGFAGGREDVWESEEDVYWGPETTWLDDERYTGDRELENPLGAVQMGLIYVNPEGPNGNPDPIAAARDIRETFRRMAMNDEETVALIAGGHTFGKTHGAGPAESVGADPEGAPMEEQGLGWRSSYKSGKGGDAITSGLEVTWTSTPTKWGNEFFHNLFAYEYELTKSPAGAHQWVAKDAEATIPDAHDASKKHKPQMLTTDLSLRFDPAYEQISRRFYENPDEFADAFSRAWYKLTHRDMGPIQRYLGTEVPSEVLLWQDPLPARTEEPLDATEITALKEQVLATDLTVAQLVSAAWASAASFRGSDKRGGANGARVRLEPQRGWEANDPDELAQVLRVLEGLQESFNAKGGKQVSLADLIVLAGNAAVEQAAKDAGVDVQVPFTAGRVDATQEQTDIESFSALEPAYDGFRNYVGKGTRLPAEYLLLDRANLLTLSAPETTVLVGGLRVLGANTGGSKHGVLTDRPGTLTNDFFVNLLDLGITWKSTSSAQDEFEARDATGKVKWTGTRADLVFGSNSELRALAEVYASDDARQKFVTDFVAAWAKVMDLDRFDLN; encoded by the coding sequence ATGACCGACAATCACGAGTCGCATGTCTTTGATCCCGTCACCCCGGATTCGCCCGAGACGGCCATCCCGGAGGTGCCCGAGGCGCAGGCGGCCGGCTGCCCCGTGGCCCACGGCCGCGCGGCGCACCCCACTCAGGGCGGGGGGAACCGCCAGTGGTGGCCGGACCGCCTCAATCTGAAGATCCTTGCCAAGAACCCCGCCGTGGCGAACCCGCTCGGTGCGGACTTCGACTACGCGGCCGCGTTCCAGTCGCTCGACCTGCCCGCGGTGAAGCGGGACATCGCCGAGGTGCTCACCACGTCGCAGGACTGGTGGCCCGCCGACTTCGGCAACTACGGACCGCTGATGATCCGGATGGCCTGGCACAGCGCGGGCACGTACCGCATCAGCGACGGCCGCGGTGGCGCGGGCGCCGGTCAGCAGCGCTTCGCCCCGCTGAACAGCTGGCCGGACAACGGCAACCTGGACAAGGCCCGCCGTCTGCTGTGGCCGGTCAAGAAGAAGTACGGCCAGGCGCTGTCCTGGGCCGACCTGCTGATCCTCACCGGAAACGTCGCCCTGGAGACCATGGGCTTCAAGACCTTCGGCTTCGCCGGCGGCCGCGAGGACGTCTGGGAGTCGGAGGAGGACGTCTACTGGGGCCCGGAGACCACCTGGCTCGACGACGAGCGCTACACCGGCGACCGTGAGCTGGAGAACCCGCTCGGCGCGGTCCAGATGGGCCTGATCTACGTCAACCCCGAAGGCCCCAACGGCAACCCGGACCCGATCGCGGCCGCCCGCGACATCCGCGAGACCTTCCGCCGGATGGCGATGAACGACGAGGAGACCGTCGCCCTCATCGCCGGTGGCCACACCTTCGGCAAGACGCACGGCGCGGGCCCGGCCGAGAGCGTCGGCGCGGACCCCGAGGGCGCTCCGATGGAGGAGCAGGGCCTGGGCTGGCGCAGCTCGTACAAGTCGGGCAAGGGCGGGGACGCCATCACCAGCGGTCTGGAGGTGACCTGGACCAGCACCCCGACGAAGTGGGGCAACGAGTTCTTCCACAACCTCTTCGCCTACGAGTACGAGCTGACCAAGTCCCCGGCCGGTGCGCACCAGTGGGTCGCCAAGGACGCGGAGGCGACCATCCCGGACGCACACGACGCGTCGAAGAAGCACAAGCCGCAGATGCTCACCACCGACCTGTCGCTGCGCTTCGACCCGGCCTACGAGCAGATCTCGCGCCGCTTCTACGAGAACCCGGACGAGTTCGCGGACGCCTTCTCCCGCGCCTGGTACAAGCTGACGCACCGCGACATGGGCCCGATCCAGCGCTACCTGGGCACGGAGGTACCTTCCGAGGTGCTGCTGTGGCAGGACCCCCTGCCCGCGCGCACCGAGGAGCCGCTGGACGCCACGGAGATCACCGCGCTCAAGGAGCAGGTGCTCGCCACGGACCTGACAGTGGCGCAGCTGGTCTCGGCGGCCTGGGCCTCGGCCGCGTCCTTCCGCGGCAGCGACAAGCGCGGCGGCGCCAACGGCGCCCGGGTCCGTCTGGAGCCGCAGCGTGGCTGGGAGGCGAACGACCCGGACGAGCTGGCCCAGGTCCTGCGCGTCCTGGAAGGTCTCCAGGAGTCCTTCAACGCCAAGGGCGGAAAGCAGGTCTCGCTGGCCGACCTGATCGTCCTCGCGGGCAACGCGGCCGTCGAGCAGGCGGCCAAGGACGCAGGAGTCGACGTACAGGTGCCGTTCACCGCGGGCCGGGTCGACGCCACGCAGGAGCAGACGGACATCGAGTCCTTCTCCGCCCTGGAACCCGCGTACGACGGCTTCCGCAACTACGTCGGCAAGGGCACCCGCCTGCCCGCCGAGTACCTGCTGCTCGACCGGGCCAACCTGCTGACGCTGAGCGCCCCGGAGACCACCGTCCTGGTCGGCGGTCTGCGGGTGCTGGGCGCCAACACCGGCGGCTCGAAGCACGGCGTCCTCACCGACCGCCCGGGCACGCTGACCAACGACTTCTTCGTGAACCTGCTCGACCTGGGCATCACCTGGAAGTCGACGTCGTCGGCGCAGGACGAGTTCGAGGCCCGCGACGCGACCGGCAAGGTCAAGTGGACCGGCACGCGCGCCGACCTGGTCTTCGGCTCCAACTCCGAACTCCGCGCCCTTGCCGAGGTCTACGCGAGCGACGACGCGCGGCAGAAGTTCGTGACGGACTTCGTCGCCGCCTGGGCCAAGGTCATGGACCTCGACCGGTTCGACCTGAACTGA
- a CDS encoding bestrophin-like domain, producing MLGWGLFYAFFGAATACGLTWALSRSEASKKAHLEAPALTFVGSATLALFVLTAAFLVASSWQQRNSAVDHTYQEARNLEAAYADARGLPLEVRSQTREQLRTYTREVAGPEWSLMRNQEMSLRAASALDEARLLVTHARTADDEQEKAKEVVRTELDDVIVSRNQRSSDMRWAVPVPIFYALIATAVLVVLFPALVGINAGPRHMLVMVLLGTVLGFAVYLVASLRHSFTPPLGIEPDAFRQTLARFDQLDAAG from the coding sequence ATGCTCGGCTGGGGTCTCTTCTACGCATTTTTCGGTGCAGCGACAGCGTGCGGACTGACGTGGGCGCTGTCGCGCAGCGAGGCCTCGAAGAAGGCGCATCTGGAAGCTCCCGCACTGACTTTCGTGGGAAGTGCGACACTGGCGTTGTTCGTCCTGACGGCGGCTTTCCTGGTGGCGAGTTCCTGGCAGCAGCGCAATTCCGCCGTCGACCACACGTATCAGGAGGCCAGGAATCTGGAGGCGGCCTACGCCGATGCCCGCGGGCTGCCGCTGGAAGTCCGTTCACAGACTCGTGAGCAACTGAGGACGTACACGCGGGAGGTGGCTGGGCCTGAATGGTCTCTCATGAGGAACCAGGAGATGAGTCTGCGGGCCGCCAGCGCGCTCGACGAGGCGCGACTGCTCGTTACGCACGCGCGGACAGCGGACGATGAGCAGGAGAAGGCCAAGGAAGTGGTCAGAACCGAGCTGGACGACGTGATCGTGTCCCGGAATCAGCGGTCCAGTGACATGAGATGGGCTGTCCCGGTTCCGATCTTCTACGCCTTGATCGCCACAGCCGTGCTGGTCGTCCTGTTCCCCGCATTGGTCGGTATCAACGCCGGTCCGCGGCATATGCTGGTGATGGTTCTCCTCGGCACCGTCTTGGGATTCGCCGTGTACTTGGTGGCGAGCCTCCGGCACTCCTTCACCCCGCCCCTCGGTATCGAGCCGGACGCTTTCCGTCAGACACTGGCACGGTTCGATCAGCTCGACGCGGCCGGATAG